GAAAAATGCCCGCTTGCTAGTGATCTCACTCAGATCGCTGTTCGACATTTTCAAATAGGCATCGTGAATTAAAGCGGTGGTACTGTTGACGCTGTCGGCCAGCACTTGGTTCTCTGTGCCATATTTCTCTGCACTGCGCTCGCGCTCTTGCTGGGCAATGTGGCGCAGCTGCAAATAGGCAAACTGATAGAGCTGACTTTCGGCCTGCTTATCGCCCGCCTGCCACTGGCGGATAATTTGGGTAAGTTGTGAGCTTACTGTCTTCATGAAGCTTCTCCTGCGACTTTAACAAATTCAGAGATGCGAAAGGTATCGATCCGGTCGGAGCCGTCTCGTTGTGGGGAAACTTGCTGCTGGTAACGGTACAAAATCCCTTGGTCCCACCTTTGCCCGGCGGGCAGATACTCCCAAGTGGTGTACTGCGCTGGGTACTCGGTGGGAAACCAGCGCACCATGATGTTCATCTGTGCCAGTTGTGCGTAGCCGTTGGGGTTTTTGAGCCACCACATGTCGGCGTATTGCGCGCTGACCTCTTTCGGGTAACTGCGCCGCGTTGTCGGGCAGCGCTCAACACCACTTGGCCCTGCAAACACCTTACCCTGCTCGATCAGCAGGCAGCGTTCGCTGATATCACTCTCTTGGTAGACAGTCTCTTTCCACACCCCTTGGTAAGCAATGCGGTTGCCAAGCGATTCTGGATAGGTAAACCAGATCATTTCGCTGCGATTGGCGTGCGGGACGTGTTCGCTGCGCCCCATGCCTTGCACTTTGCCGAGGATCAGTTGGGTTTGCGGATCGAAGTTGAGCGCCACGGAGCGATATTTCCAATCCCCTTCGTCGTCGAAATCGTCCAAAGAAAAGCCATTGAGATCGTTACGGGTGCAGCCTTTGGCCGCGCAGCCAACCACCCCTTGCCAGTGGGCAAAATCGCTCAGCGGCTCAACCGTTTTATGCGCGTGCGGCTGGGTTCGGTCTAAAAAGCAGCCATTGAAATAGTCGCCAAGACTCGGGTATTGGATCACGCTCTCAGCGGTGATTTCAAAGCTCATTTCGCCAATCGGCGTGCGGTAGTCTGGCCGTTCGAGATGGCGTACATCCAGCGCGCAAGCGCGTCCGCGCCAATCTTTCTTCTTGATCATGATGTTGCTCAGACGGGTATTAAGCGGCGAAAAAATCACCTCGTCAGAGATAAAGTGCTGCTCAATGTAGCGCTGGCTCTGGTTTAGGTGCGCCACCGCCTCTTTGACTGACACCAGTGGCAAGCCCAAAAGCTCGGCGCTGTGGTCGAGAAAATTGAGATCGATGCGCTGCAACTGCTGTTGAAATTGAGGGTTGGAGAGCACGCTACTGACCAGCACAATCTCATCGCGATTTTCCGGCGTGCTGTCGAGTGACAGCAGCAGGCGCGTGAGGTTGATGCTGCGGCTCGGTTTGGTGGTGGCCAGCGTTGGCGTAATCACTTCCTGAGCGGAAAGAGTGGTGAGCAGGTAGCCTTGCTCATTGGGAGCGAGAAAAAAACTCACCACATCGCCGGGCTGGTATTGAAATGCCCCTTTGTGGGTTAAACCGCTCAAGTTCGAGCTGGTTTTGTAATAGAGCCCGGTGACGGGCGCATCGATAAAATAGCCCGTTTGGGTCGACGTGGCGTGGGCCATAAGGCTGCCCAACCACAGCAGAGTGAAAGAAAAAATCCGTTTCATAGTACTACTTATTTCTGAGTTTCAGGGCGGGTGGCGTCGACACTCTGCTTTTGCGGCACCGGAGTGAGCATCGCCAGCAGCATCTTCTGTTTGATGTGTTTGGGGATCTCCGGGTTGGAGAGAATCCGTCGCCGCGTCATCTCCAGCATGGCGTTGACCGACAGCTCAGTCGCGTCGTTGCCCTTGCTGTGAAACATCAAACTGGTCACTTCGTACATCATCTCTTCAGCGATCAATTTTTCTTGATGCAGCTGACGGTTTTTCGCCATTAAGGTGCTGGTGAAGCTGACTCCCGAAATCAGCAGCAAGATGATTAATAGCGAAGGGATAGGGCGGCGCTGCAACAGGCGGCGCGTGGTGTAAAAAGGGTTATGCAGCTTGAGCGAAATGGGGCGGCACGCCAGCACATTTTCGATGTCGTGGCGCAGCTCGCTGACGCTGAGGTAGCGCTCTGCGGTGCGCTGCGCGGTCGCTTTGTCACCAATCAAACGAAGATCCGAGTGCTTGGGCTGCGCGGGGAAAAGCAGTTGCAAAATTTTGCCCAGCGAATAGAGGTCGCTTTGCTGGGTGAGATACGCGCCCGCTTTCTGCTCTGGGCTGGCGTAGTGTTCGCTGTAAGCGAGCAGACCGAGCTGCCCTTCGCCGCAGGCCGGAGGATACACTTTTTGCGTTAAGTTAAAATCGAGCAGTTTAGGCCGCTGATCTTTATCGATGAGAATGTTTTCTGGCTTTAGATCGGCGTGCAGGACCTGATTTTGATGGGCGTGCTCAATGGCTTGGCAGATGTGGCGAAACAGGGTCAGTTTTTGCGCCTTGCTAAGCGAGTGTTGCTGTAAAAAGCGCTCAAGCGTCACGCCTTCGACCCGCTCCATCACGATGTAAACCGAATCCTGATGCATGCCGCCGTCAAACACCTTGGCAATGCTCGGGTGATTGAGGCGCGCCAAAAGCTGTGCTTCATCAAACAGCGCCCGAGTGCCCAAAATGTTGCTTAAGGTCGGTTGAATGAACTTGATCGCCAGTTGCTGCTCGAAGGTTTGATCGGCGCGATACGCCGCGTACACTACCCCCATTCCGCCACGACCGAGCTCGTGGGTGAGCTGGTATTTGTCGATCAGGTGACCGGAGAGATCCAGCGTTGCGTGGGTTGCTTGCTGAGCGTGAAACCCCAGCAATTGCGTGAAGGGCTCTTGTCCGTCGGCTTCGAGCAAAGGCATGACGCTCTGATACAACTCAAGCGAACTCTGTTTGAGCTTTTGAAGAAAGTCTTGTTTCTGATTGTCATCGAGATCCAGCAGGTGATAGAAAACCTGCGTGGTACTGGAACCTAACTGCACTGTACGTTTCTAATTCTTGTTTAATTCGCCGTAAGTCTATAAGAAATTTGTAATATATGTGATATTTTTCTTATTTATGAGATAGCATTCTCATAAAATAAGAATGGTGTTAATCGCTGACTGTGGCAAATTTGAAACTTAATTGCCATCCGACGACTGAGAAGCACTGAGCTCCAAATACTTCTTCTCGATAAAAGCTTTCTCTCGCCCTAAATGCAGCAACTGTTTTTGGCTGGCGGCCAGTTGCTGCTTGAGCTCATTCAGCTCCGACGCTTGCGGCGCTGAAGCCGTCTGGCTGGCTAACTGGCGCTTATAGTTTTCAATGGTGGCCAAAAGTTGCTCTTTCTCTTTGGCAAAGTTCTGCTCTATGTCCTGAAATCCGCCGCTTTCGCTGATCATGATGTATTCACGCTCAAGCTGCTCGAACTGCTTTTCGATCGCTTCTTTCTGCTGGCGTAGCCCGGCGACGGTATCATTCTGCTCCAGCAGGATATTTTTGGCTTTACGTAGCCCGCGTGTACTTTTATCCAGATCACCTTTCAGCTTGCGAATGAGTTGGTGCGATTTGGACAGTTTTTGATTGAGCAGCTCAATCGACGCTTGCTCTTCACGGCTGTGGCCGCTGCTCGCAGCACGGATCTCGGCAACTTGTTGTTCCAAGGCCTGTTGGATTTGCACCAGCGCATTTAAGGTTTCGCGGTTTTCATTGCTGTAGTTGAGCGCGTGATTGACCGACTCTTCGCACAGTGCTTGAGCCGATTGACTGAGTGCGCCACCCTTGGCTGAGGAGCCAAGCGCTTGGCGAAACTCGCGCAGCATCAGCCAGAGAATGACAAACCACAGCAGCAAGATCAGCAAGCCGAGGTTGATGGCGAGGGTCATCAGCAGATCGGGGCCAAGTTCATTTAGCAGCAATTCCAAAGACATAGACAATCAACTTTATGACTAGTGGTATGGCTAAGTTTAGATGCTAGCGATTTTTGTGCCTATAATTTAAAACAGTTTTCGCAGTGGAGCTGGCGGTAAGGTGAAGATACTGATAGTCGATGACAGCAGGGCAACGTTAGAAATTGTGCGCAAAGCGCTGCAAAGTTTTGGTTATCGTCGCTTGTCGATTGAAAAGACCAACAGCGCCACACAAGCGCTGGAGACGATCGAGCAATGGCAGCCAGACATAGTGCTGACCGACTGGCACATGCCGGATATGACGGGCTTGGCGCTGGTGGAGACGGTGTCGCAGCGCTACCCGCAGATCAAAATTGCCATGATCACCACAGTGGACGATGAGACGCAAATCGCTCAGGCGAAAGCGGCCGGCGCCAGTTTTGTTTTGAGCAAACCGTTTGATGATGAAGCGCTGCACCGCAAACTGCTGCCTTTAGTGCAAGGGGCGGAAGAGAGTGAAAAAGCGCTGGATGCTTTGGTGGAAGTGCAAAAAGAGCTGGCGCTTCCCAAGCTCAGCCAACTGGAAAAGCTGCTGAAAAAGGTGGTGCACAGCGAGATTGAACTGAACAATATTCGCTTGCAGCAGTTTGATGACAGCAAGGTGCCGTGTCTGATCGCCATTTACGAAGATGGGGAAACGCAAAAACCGCGCGCCGTAGCCGTGCTCGATATTTACGCGGTGTGCGTGCTGGCGTCGGCCAATCCGCATATCTCGCCCGAGCAGCTAAGCCAAGCGGTGCACAAAAAGATG
The Vibrio navarrensis DNA segment above includes these coding regions:
- a CDS encoding chromosome partitioning protein ParA, with amino-acid sequence MKRIFSFTLLWLGSLMAHATSTQTGYFIDAPVTGLYYKTSSNLSGLTHKGAFQYQPGDVVSFFLAPNEQGYLLTTLSAQEVITPTLATTKPSRSINLTRLLLSLDSTPENRDEIVLVSSVLSNPQFQQQLQRIDLNFLDHSAELLGLPLVSVKEAVAHLNQSQRYIEQHFISDEVIFSPLNTRLSNIMIKKKDWRGRACALDVRHLERPDYRTPIGEMSFEITAESVIQYPSLGDYFNGCFLDRTQPHAHKTVEPLSDFAHWQGVVGCAAKGCTRNDLNGFSLDDFDDEGDWKYRSVALNFDPQTQLILGKVQGMGRSEHVPHANRSEMIWFTYPESLGNRIAYQGVWKETVYQESDISERCLLIEQGKVFAGPSGVERCPTTRRSYPKEVSAQYADMWWLKNPNGYAQLAQMNIMVRWFPTEYPAQYTTWEYLPAGQRWDQGILYRYQQQVSPQRDGSDRIDTFRISEFVKVAGEAS
- a CDS encoding serine/threonine-protein kinase, encoding MQLGSSTTQVFYHLLDLDDNQKQDFLQKLKQSSLELYQSVMPLLEADGQEPFTQLLGFHAQQATHATLDLSGHLIDKYQLTHELGRGGMGVVYAAYRADQTFEQQLAIKFIQPTLSNILGTRALFDEAQLLARLNHPSIAKVFDGGMHQDSVYIVMERVEGVTLERFLQQHSLSKAQKLTLFRHICQAIEHAHQNQVLHADLKPENILIDKDQRPKLLDFNLTQKVYPPACGEGQLGLLAYSEHYASPEQKAGAYLTQQSDLYSLGKILQLLFPAQPKHSDLRLIGDKATAQRTAERYLSVSELRHDIENVLACRPISLKLHNPFYTTRRLLQRRPIPSLLIILLLISGVSFTSTLMAKNRQLHQEKLIAEEMMYEVTSLMFHSKGNDATELSVNAMLEMTRRRILSNPEIPKHIKQKMLLAMLTPVPQKQSVDATRPETQK
- a CDS encoding chromosome partitioning protein ParA; this encodes MSLELLLNELGPDLLMTLAINLGLLILLLWFVILWLMLREFRQALGSSAKGGALSQSAQALCEESVNHALNYSNENRETLNALVQIQQALEQQVAEIRAASSGHSREEQASIELLNQKLSKSHQLIRKLKGDLDKSTRGLRKAKNILLEQNDTVAGLRQQKEAIEKQFEQLEREYIMISESGGFQDIEQNFAKEKEQLLATIENYKRQLASQTASAPQASELNELKQQLAASQKQLLHLGREKAFIEKKYLELSASQSSDGN
- a CDS encoding response regulator; the encoded protein is MKILIVDDSRATLEIVRKALQSFGYRRLSIEKTNSATQALETIEQWQPDIVLTDWHMPDMTGLALVETVSQRYPQIKIAMITTVDDETQIAQAKAAGASFVLSKPFDDEALHRKLLPLVQGAEESEKALDALVEVQKELALPKLSQLEKLLKKVVHSEIELNNIRLQQFDDSKVPCLIAIYEDGETQKPRAVAVLDIYAVCVLASANPHISPEQLSQAVHKKMVSKAILDTCQRVLDKSSLAFLDSLTRKSLRLKSVSFAPQAFDKLKVLFNKEADKRVDFSCQLQQMAQGKITLVGF